A stretch of the Luteimonas sp. JM171 genome encodes the following:
- a CDS encoding prolyl oligopeptidase family serine peptidase: MATDIGRFRVLGTALLLTAAAMANAAEPIPAEHFAQVPMIQQVSMSADGRNLVALVASPGSDNQETALATWNLDDPDKGPVITPSGNRMKFIAASAMKADRVLVMGRQEWTGQLGGCGEGSRSGATKTFVTKAYLTDSGHKSFSEAFADNTRRIGISEQTQRCMEIAGTAGLVHQLPLDPDNVIVNQINSASLSANYLLYNLRTDQTTLLFRASGRSSPGLFNPRNGEVLTRVQLKPDSRDFEQEIQILNPDTGEFELHENLNHKLTDRHTIDFIGLDEDTGNFYVRTDLFSDRIEVRVYDPRARKFDDEPLVAHPEFGIGGLIRGTHEENFGQILGFVVDGAQREQVFVDPEMDAIHAGLKQAFPGQAVWIDDYDAAKSRLLFTTSSARHPMAYHLLIDGERVMTLGSERPWIDPEQIGEQRWVTYPARDGLQIPAILDLPAGWTESDGPLPAIIHPHGGPWVRDWAGWDRSGWVPFLTSRGYAVLRPQYRGSAGLGRDLWIAGDAEWGQKMQDDKDDGAAWLVNQGIADPSRIAIFGYSYGGFAAAAAAVRPDGPYRCAISGAPVTDLDQIGRLWSQDRVQRILQGRTVKGMSPLANAANANIPVLLMVGDRDVRTPAFHSSRFYNAIKDRVTARYELIPDMPHSMPWYPSHQMATLGMIEEFLEGPCRLGHGDSVAGTRD, from the coding sequence ATGGCCACAGATATCGGACGCTTTCGCGTACTGGGCACCGCCCTCCTGCTGACGGCTGCCGCCATGGCGAATGCCGCGGAACCCATCCCGGCGGAGCACTTCGCCCAGGTGCCGATGATCCAACAGGTGTCCATGAGCGCCGACGGCCGCAACCTGGTCGCGCTCGTTGCCTCACCTGGTTCGGACAACCAGGAAACCGCGCTCGCCACATGGAACCTGGACGACCCCGACAAGGGCCCCGTGATCACCCCCTCCGGGAACCGGATGAAGTTCATCGCCGCCAGCGCGATGAAGGCGGACCGGGTCCTGGTCATGGGCCGCCAGGAATGGACGGGCCAACTGGGCGGCTGTGGTGAAGGCAGCCGCTCGGGTGCAACCAAGACCTTCGTCACCAAGGCGTACCTGACCGACAGCGGGCACAAATCCTTCTCCGAAGCATTTGCGGACAACACCCGCCGCATCGGGATCAGTGAGCAGACCCAGCGGTGCATGGAGATCGCCGGCACGGCGGGACTCGTCCACCAGCTTCCGCTGGACCCGGACAATGTCATCGTCAACCAGATCAACTCGGCTTCGCTGAGCGCAAACTACCTGCTCTACAACCTCCGGACCGACCAGACGACGTTGCTGTTCCGCGCGTCGGGCAGGTCCAGCCCGGGGCTGTTCAATCCCCGCAACGGCGAGGTGCTGACGCGTGTGCAGTTGAAGCCGGACTCCCGGGATTTCGAACAGGAAATCCAGATCCTCAACCCGGATACCGGAGAGTTCGAACTCCACGAGAACCTGAACCACAAACTCACCGACCGGCACACCATTGATTTCATCGGCCTGGACGAGGACACGGGGAATTTCTATGTGCGCACGGACCTGTTCTCCGATCGCATCGAGGTCCGTGTCTATGACCCGCGCGCGCGCAAGTTCGACGACGAACCCCTCGTCGCCCATCCCGAGTTCGGCATCGGCGGGCTGATCCGGGGAACCCACGAGGAAAACTTCGGCCAGATCCTTGGCTTCGTCGTCGACGGCGCCCAGCGCGAGCAGGTCTTCGTGGACCCGGAGATGGACGCGATCCACGCCGGATTGAAACAGGCGTTCCCGGGCCAGGCGGTCTGGATCGATGATTACGATGCCGCCAAGAGCCGGCTGCTGTTCACCACGTCCAGCGCCCGCCACCCGATGGCGTACCACCTGCTCATTGACGGCGAGCGGGTCATGACGTTGGGGAGTGAGCGGCCCTGGATCGATCCGGAACAGATTGGCGAGCAGCGCTGGGTCACCTACCCCGCGCGGGATGGCCTGCAAATCCCCGCGATCCTCGATCTTCCGGCCGGATGGACCGAATCCGATGGCCCCTTGCCAGCGATCATCCATCCGCATGGCGGTCCGTGGGTGCGCGACTGGGCCGGTTGGGACCGGAGCGGCTGGGTGCCGTTCCTGACGTCGCGCGGATATGCCGTCCTCCGGCCCCAATACCGCGGCTCGGCCGGGTTGGGCAGGGACCTGTGGATTGCAGGCGACGCGGAATGGGGCCAGAAGATGCAGGACGACAAGGACGACGGCGCTGCCTGGCTGGTCAACCAGGGGATTGCCGACCCGTCCAGGATCGCGATCTTCGGCTATTCCTACGGCGGGTTCGCCGCCGCTGCTGCAGCGGTCAGGCCGGATGGCCCCTATCGCTGCGCGATCTCAGGCGCCCCCGTCACCGATCTGGACCAGATCGGCCGCCTGTGGAGCCAGGACCGCGTGCAGCGGATCCTCCAGGGCCGGACGGTAAAGGGCATGAGTCCGCTCGCCAACGCCGCCAACGCAAACATCCCGGTCCTGTTGATGGTGGGGGACCGTGATGTGCGCACCCCGGCATTCCACTCCAGCCGGTTTTACAACGCCATCAAGGACCGCGTCACGGCCAGATACGAGCTGATACCGGACATGCCCCACAGCATGCCGTGGTATCCGAGCCACCAGATGGCGACGCTGGGAATGATCGAGGAGTTTCTTGAAGGACCGTGTCGGCTCGGTCACGGCGACAGCGTTGCTGGCACCCGCGATTAA
- the apbC gene encoding iron-sulfur cluster carrier protein ApbC, which translates to MTAAPVHPRAVQGELKPLPNVRNIIAVGSGKGGVGKSTTSVNLALALAATGARVGILDADVYGPSIPTMLGLTERPQSPDNKSIIPLRAHGLEAMSIGLLVEQDTPMIWRGPMATSALTQLLGDTRWGEGEGLDYLIVDLPPGTGDIQLTLAQKIPVAGAVIVTTPQEVATLDARKALKMFEKVDIATLGLVENMAQHVCSNCGHVEHLFGQGGAQQMASQYGVPLLGSLPLEGRIREQGDAGFPLVAAQPDSPAAQAYRDLAARVIEELEKRPRAKMPISASLL; encoded by the coding sequence ATGACTGCAGCCCCCGTCCACCCCCGCGCCGTCCAAGGCGAACTCAAACCCCTCCCCAACGTCCGCAACATCATTGCCGTGGGTTCCGGCAAGGGCGGGGTGGGGAAATCCACCACCTCGGTCAACCTGGCGCTTGCGCTGGCCGCGACCGGGGCGCGGGTGGGGATCCTGGACGCCGACGTATACGGCCCCAGCATCCCGACCATGCTCGGACTGACGGAGCGGCCGCAGAGCCCGGACAACAAGTCGATCATCCCGCTCCGCGCGCATGGGCTGGAGGCGATGTCGATCGGGCTGCTGGTGGAGCAGGACACGCCGATGATCTGGCGCGGGCCGATGGCGACCTCGGCGCTGACCCAGCTGCTGGGCGATACCCGCTGGGGCGAAGGCGAGGGGCTTGATTACCTCATCGTCGACCTGCCGCCGGGCACCGGCGATATCCAGCTCACCTTGGCGCAGAAGATCCCGGTGGCGGGGGCGGTCATCGTGACCACGCCGCAGGAAGTGGCCACGCTGGATGCGCGCAAGGCGCTGAAGATGTTCGAGAAGGTCGATATCGCCACCCTCGGGCTGGTGGAGAACATGGCCCAGCACGTGTGCAGCAACTGCGGTCACGTGGAGCACCTGTTCGGCCAGGGCGGAGCGCAGCAGATGGCCAGCCAGTACGGCGTGCCGCTCCTTGGCTCGCTGCCGCTGGAAGGGCGGATCCGGGAGCAGGGCGATGCCGGGTTCCCGCTGGTGGCGGCGCAGCCTGATTCGCCCGCCGCGCAGGCCTACCGGGACCTTGCCGCCCGCGTCATCGAGGAGCTGGAGAAGCGCCCGCGCGCCAAGATGCCGATTTCGGCGTCGCTGCTGTAG
- the rnfB gene encoding Rnf electron transport complex subunit RnfB, protein MATAADGPLDLADRLDRILPQTQCRQCGFDGCRPYAEAMARGEAGIDHCPPGGDEGARALARLLGVPAKPYDRTRGLHKPPQVALVVEADCIGCTKCIVACPVDAIAGGSKLMHAVIEPLCTGCELCVPACPVDCIVMVAPGR, encoded by the coding sequence ATGGCGACGGCGGCGGATGGCCCGCTGGACCTGGCCGACCGGCTCGACCGGATCCTGCCGCAAACCCAGTGCCGCCAATGCGGCTTCGACGGCTGTCGCCCCTATGCCGAAGCCATGGCCCGCGGCGAGGCGGGCATCGACCATTGCCCGCCGGGCGGCGACGAGGGCGCCCGGGCACTGGCCCGGCTGCTGGGCGTGCCCGCCAAACCCTACGATCGCACCCGCGGCCTGCACAAACCGCCGCAGGTGGCCCTGGTAGTGGAGGCCGATTGCATTGGCTGCACCAAATGCATCGTGGCCTGCCCCGTGGATGCCATCGCCGGCGGGAGCAAGCTGATGCACGCCGTCATCGAGCCCCTGTGCACCGGCTGCGAGCTGTGCGTGCCCGCGTGCCCGGTGGACTGCATCGTCATGGTCGCGCCGGGCCGATGA
- a CDS encoding TonB-dependent receptor, with protein sequence MKPLPLAVAMATCLWGTNALAGNQGQVQEDPDTATAAQLDETQVEAEQDQPQQRATELDRITVTGSLLRRTEYESTSPIQVITADTNVALGQVDAAEFLQQSSVAAGSTQISNQFAGFVVEGGTGVQTLSLRGLGANRTLVLLDGQRPGPAGTRGQVGAFDLNVLPTAAIQRIEIVKDGSSSIYGSDAVAGVVNVITRKRVDRPEINFTARVPSGSGETFSLSGLTGWNFDQGNIMVSGEWYVEEPLLLGDRDFLRCAEDYVFDGPGGNRIDREDRSILAGGPLAGCSGTNLYANTVIDAVTGVRYIPSVDGSTIGDIPGYRPRPTPTPTYANSDQAYFEDVLNFDFYGDTQIVDRQERINLFGQSDFALGPVNWKTQWLYSHRKTDTHRYRQFFPLTGGATAGGHLNPADFDSEEAYLGTLAAWRAAYGYPDSPDFVTPVQSGVAQPIMPFPSKQSVSIDYYYVSTKLDGLLGFTDTWAWEANASYSRSDGDYSVLSIVGSRSGDLDYDTSAPRVNYFDPRFLSGAAMDELVDAVGEWHTGNTIYEQSVVSGLVTGELFNLPAGPLGAAFGLEYRHYSMDDQPSTLEASGDLWGQSSAQVTKGSDNVMEALMELEAPLIVGKPGFESLTVNGSARWFDYDSVDGSDSVWKLGLNWQVVPTMKIRATRGTSFRAPGLYELYLGNLTGFASQISVDPCILWGESNNDFLRTNCAAAGIPADYNGAPSSALVVSGGGAGVLVPETSRATTVGLVLTPTWSNLSVALDYFDYEIRDQIGQLNNSSILGGCYGSPIYPNAFCDLFDRNPGSHPTDPFKIEEIRNTYLNIDRQKTRGYDLILNYDRDFAFGALSLESQITYTKEDIVQLFSTAEESGFESSDRVGDIGRPKLVGDFTARLDRGDWSYMWRVDYVHATKNQDIDEYFTYQGWENAWRDIYADRRFYHTASVRYERPDWSVLVGVRNLFDKDPPLISNGVGNRYGNVPAFATQYDWYGRSPYVRLQYKF encoded by the coding sequence TTGAAGCCTCTGCCGCTGGCGGTTGCCATGGCCACTTGCCTTTGGGGAACCAACGCCCTGGCCGGAAACCAAGGGCAGGTTCAGGAAGATCCCGACACGGCCACCGCGGCGCAACTGGACGAAACCCAGGTTGAAGCGGAGCAGGATCAGCCACAGCAGCGCGCGACGGAGCTGGACCGCATCACCGTGACCGGGTCGCTCCTGCGCCGGACCGAATATGAGTCGACGTCGCCGATCCAGGTCATCACCGCCGACACCAACGTGGCGCTTGGCCAGGTGGACGCCGCGGAATTCCTGCAGCAGTCCAGCGTCGCTGCCGGCTCCACCCAGATCAGCAACCAGTTCGCCGGTTTCGTGGTGGAAGGTGGTACCGGCGTGCAAACGCTGTCGCTGCGCGGTCTTGGGGCGAACCGCACCCTGGTACTGCTGGACGGCCAGCGGCCCGGCCCGGCGGGAACGCGCGGCCAGGTGGGCGCATTTGACCTCAACGTGCTGCCGACCGCTGCCATCCAGCGCATTGAAATCGTGAAGGACGGCTCGTCTTCGATTTACGGCTCGGACGCGGTCGCCGGCGTGGTCAACGTGATCACCCGGAAACGTGTCGACCGCCCCGAGATCAATTTCACCGCGCGCGTGCCAAGCGGCAGCGGGGAAACCTTCTCGCTGTCCGGTCTCACCGGCTGGAACTTCGACCAGGGCAACATCATGGTGTCCGGTGAGTGGTATGTGGAGGAGCCCCTGCTCCTTGGCGATCGCGACTTCCTCCGCTGCGCCGAGGATTATGTGTTCGATGGCCCCGGCGGCAATCGCATCGACCGCGAAGACCGTTCGATCCTGGCAGGCGGCCCGCTCGCGGGCTGCAGCGGCACCAACCTGTATGCCAATACCGTGATCGACGCGGTGACCGGCGTCCGCTATATCCCGTCCGTGGATGGCTCCACGATTGGCGACATCCCCGGTTACAGACCTCGTCCGACTCCGACGCCGACCTATGCCAACTCGGACCAGGCATATTTCGAGGATGTGCTGAACTTCGACTTCTACGGCGACACGCAGATCGTCGACCGGCAGGAGCGCATCAACCTCTTCGGACAGAGCGACTTTGCACTGGGCCCGGTCAACTGGAAGACGCAGTGGCTTTACAGCCACCGCAAGACGGACACCCACCGCTACCGCCAGTTCTTCCCGCTCACGGGCGGCGCGACCGCGGGCGGCCATCTGAATCCGGCCGATTTCGACAGTGAAGAAGCCTACCTGGGCACTCTCGCCGCGTGGCGGGCTGCGTATGGCTACCCGGATTCACCCGACTTCGTGACCCCCGTGCAGTCCGGGGTCGCCCAGCCGATCATGCCGTTTCCCTCCAAGCAAAGCGTCTCGATCGACTATTACTACGTCTCCACCAAACTCGACGGCCTGCTCGGCTTCACTGACACCTGGGCATGGGAAGCGAATGCCAGCTACAGCCGCTCCGACGGCGACTACAGCGTGCTGTCGATCGTGGGGTCGCGATCAGGAGACCTGGATTACGACACCAGTGCTCCCCGCGTGAACTATTTCGACCCGCGTTTCCTGAGCGGCGCGGCGATGGACGAGCTGGTCGACGCGGTCGGAGAGTGGCACACCGGCAACACGATCTATGAGCAGAGCGTGGTCAGCGGCCTGGTCACCGGTGAACTCTTCAACCTGCCCGCGGGCCCCCTGGGCGCCGCGTTCGGGCTCGAATACCGCCATTACAGCATGGACGACCAGCCCAGCACGCTCGAGGCCAGCGGAGACCTGTGGGGGCAAAGCTCCGCCCAGGTCACCAAGGGCAGCGACAACGTGATGGAGGCGCTGATGGAGCTGGAAGCCCCGCTCATCGTCGGCAAGCCCGGCTTCGAGTCCCTCACGGTCAACGGCTCCGCGCGCTGGTTCGATTATGACTCCGTGGACGGTTCCGACTCGGTCTGGAAGCTTGGCTTGAACTGGCAGGTGGTCCCGACCATGAAGATCCGCGCCACGCGTGGCACGTCGTTCCGGGCCCCCGGCCTGTACGAGTTGTACCTGGGGAACCTGACCGGCTTTGCGTCGCAGATTTCGGTCGACCCCTGCATCCTCTGGGGCGAGAGCAACAATGACTTCCTGCGGACCAACTGCGCCGCGGCCGGCATCCCGGCCGACTACAACGGCGCACCGTCTTCGGCTCTCGTCGTGTCGGGCGGTGGCGCAGGCGTGCTGGTCCCCGAGACTTCGCGTGCAACGACCGTCGGTCTCGTGCTCACGCCGACCTGGAGCAACCTCAGCGTCGCACTGGACTACTTCGACTACGAGATCCGTGACCAGATCGGGCAGCTCAACAATTCCTCCATTCTTGGCGGCTGCTACGGCTCCCCGATCTACCCGAATGCGTTCTGCGACCTGTTCGACCGCAATCCGGGAAGCCACCCCACGGATCCGTTCAAGATCGAGGAGATCCGCAACACGTACCTCAACATCGATCGTCAGAAAACCCGCGGCTACGATCTGATCCTGAACTATGACCGGGATTTCGCGTTCGGCGCCCTGTCGCTCGAAAGCCAGATCACCTACACCAAGGAGGACATCGTCCAGCTCTTCAGCACCGCCGAGGAGAGCGGGTTCGAGAGCTCAGACCGCGTGGGTGACATTGGCCGGCCCAAGCTCGTGGGTGATTTCACAGCGCGCCTGGACCGCGGTGACTGGTCGTACATGTGGCGGGTCGATTACGTCCACGCCACCAAGAACCAGGACATCGATGAGTACTTCACCTATCAAGGCTGGGAAAACGCGTGGCGCGACATCTACGCCGATCGCCGCTTCTACCACACCGCCTCAGTCCGCTATGAGCGGCCGGACTGGTCGGTCCTGGTGGGCGTGCGCAACCTGTTCGACAAGGATCCGCCGCTGATCAGCAATGGCGTCGGCAACCGGTACGGCAATGTGCCAGCCTTCGCAACGCAATACGACTGGTACGGGCGTTCGCCATACGTCCGCCTGCAGTACAAGTTCTGA
- the dcd gene encoding dCTP deaminase: MSIKSDRWIRRMSERPGGMIEPYEPGQVKHAEGGGRIVSYGTSSYGYDVRCSREFKVFTNINSTIVDPKRFDPKSFVDVVDDVCIIPPNSFALARTVEYFRIPRDVLVVCLGKSTYARCGIIVNVTPLEPEWEGHVTLEFSNTTPLPARIYANEGVAQMLFFQADPDDVCETSYKDRGGKYQGQTGVTLPRT, from the coding sequence ATGAGCATCAAGAGCGACCGCTGGATCCGGCGCATGTCCGAGCGGCCCGGCGGCATGATCGAGCCGTACGAGCCGGGGCAGGTGAAGCACGCGGAGGGCGGCGGGCGGATCGTCAGCTACGGCACCTCCAGCTACGGCTACGACGTACGCTGCTCGCGCGAGTTCAAGGTGTTCACCAACATCAACTCCACGATCGTCGACCCCAAGCGCTTCGATCCGAAAAGCTTCGTGGACGTGGTGGACGACGTGTGCATCATCCCGCCGAACTCCTTCGCGCTGGCCCGCACGGTCGAGTACTTCCGGATCCCGCGCGACGTGCTGGTGGTGTGCCTGGGCAAGAGCACCTATGCCCGCTGCGGGATCATCGTCAACGTGACTCCGCTCGAGCCGGAGTGGGAAGGCCACGTGACCCTGGAATTCAGCAACACCACGCCGCTGCCGGCGCGGATCTATGCCAACGAGGGCGTGGCCCAGATGCTGTTCTTCCAGGCCGATCCGGACGACGTGTGCGAAACCTCGTACAAGGACCGCGGCGGCAAGTACCAGGGGCAGACCGGGGTGACGCTGCCGCGTACCTGA
- the metG gene encoding methionine--tRNA ligase, which produces MSRTAYVTTALPYANGPLHLGHLVGYIQTDIWVRARRMAGGTAWYVCADDTHGTPIMLAAEKAGTSPEDFIAGIQASHERDFADFGVAFDHYGSTHSDRNRQMTEAIYARLDQAGHISRRTVEQFYDPAKGMFLPDRYIKGTCPRCGTPDQYGDNCEQCGATYSPTDLKEPKSVLSGTTPELRESEHFFFELGNFESFLREWLAGDVAIPGVKSKLQEWLDGEGGLRAWDISRDAPYFGFEIPGHPGKFFYVWLDAPIGYLTGFKALCEREGLDFEAEFAPGSQAELHHFLGKDIINFHGLFWPAVLKGAGMRVPTRLHVNGYLTVDGAKMSKSRGTFIMARTYLDSGLHPEALRYYFAAKSAGGVDDLDLNLSDFVTRVNSDLVGKFVNLASRCAGFINKRFDGRLADALPEPGMYERFVQALAPIRASYDRNEPASVLRQAMALADEANRYIDERKPWVIAKQEGADAELQAVCTQGLNLFRVLAAALRPVLPAVAGRVEAFLNAPLASWADLEAPLLAHGINAYEPLFTRLDPKQVQAMVDASRDTLAGPASGNAQAEVKAKAKKAGGGKQAQEAPGIIGIEDFAKLDLRIGKVLVCEQVEGSDKLLRLELDAGELGKRQIFSGIRASYGEPETLVGRKVVFIANLAPRKMRFGVSEGMILSAGFDNGPLALLDADDGAQPGMPVR; this is translated from the coding sequence ATGTCCCGCACTGCCTACGTCACCACCGCGCTGCCCTACGCCAACGGCCCCCTGCACCTGGGCCACCTGGTCGGCTACATCCAGACCGATATCTGGGTGCGGGCACGGCGCATGGCCGGCGGCACCGCCTGGTACGTGTGCGCAGACGACACCCACGGCACGCCCATCATGCTGGCCGCGGAGAAGGCGGGCACCTCGCCGGAAGACTTCATCGCCGGCATCCAGGCGTCCCACGAGCGGGACTTTGCCGACTTCGGGGTCGCCTTCGATCACTACGGCTCCACCCACTCCGATCGCAACCGGCAGATGACCGAGGCGATCTACGCGCGCCTGGACCAGGCCGGCCACATCAGCCGGCGCACGGTGGAGCAGTTCTACGACCCGGCCAAGGGCATGTTCCTGCCCGACCGCTACATCAAGGGCACCTGCCCGCGCTGCGGCACGCCGGACCAGTACGGCGACAACTGCGAGCAGTGCGGCGCAACCTATTCGCCCACGGACCTGAAGGAACCGAAGTCGGTGCTCTCCGGCACCACGCCGGAGCTGCGTGAATCCGAGCACTTCTTCTTCGAGCTGGGCAACTTCGAAAGCTTCCTGCGCGAATGGCTGGCAGGTGATGTCGCGATTCCCGGCGTGAAGTCCAAGCTGCAGGAGTGGCTGGACGGCGAAGGCGGCCTGCGCGCCTGGGACATCTCCCGGGACGCGCCCTACTTCGGTTTCGAGATCCCGGGCCATCCCGGGAAGTTCTTCTACGTGTGGCTGGACGCGCCGATTGGCTATTTGACCGGCTTCAAGGCCCTGTGCGAGCGCGAGGGGCTGGATTTCGAAGCCGAGTTCGCACCCGGCAGCCAGGCCGAGCTGCACCACTTCCTGGGCAAGGACATCATCAACTTCCACGGCCTGTTCTGGCCGGCTGTGCTCAAGGGAGCCGGGATGCGGGTTCCCACGCGCCTGCACGTCAATGGCTACCTCACCGTCGACGGCGCCAAGATGTCCAAGTCGCGCGGCACCTTCATCATGGCCCGCACCTACCTCGACAGCGGGCTGCACCCGGAAGCCCTGCGGTATTACTTCGCGGCGAAGTCGGCCGGCGGCGTGGACGACCTCGACCTCAACCTGTCGGATTTCGTGACCCGGGTGAACTCGGACCTGGTCGGCAAGTTTGTCAACCTGGCCAGCCGCTGCGCGGGCTTCATCAACAAGCGCTTCGATGGCCGCCTGGCCGACGCGCTGCCCGAGCCCGGGATGTATGAACGCTTTGTGCAGGCACTGGCGCCGATCCGCGCATCCTACGATCGCAACGAGCCCGCCTCCGTGCTTCGGCAGGCGATGGCGCTCGCCGACGAGGCGAACCGCTACATCGACGAGCGCAAGCCGTGGGTGATCGCCAAGCAGGAAGGCGCCGACGCCGAACTGCAGGCGGTGTGCACCCAGGGCCTCAACCTGTTCCGGGTGCTGGCCGCCGCCCTGCGGCCGGTGCTGCCGGCCGTGGCCGGGCGCGTGGAGGCCTTCCTCAACGCACCGCTTGCCTCGTGGGCGGACCTGGAAGCCCCCCTGCTTGCGCACGGGATCAACGCCTACGAGCCGCTGTTCACCCGCCTGGATCCCAAGCAGGTGCAGGCCATGGTGGATGCCAGCCGCGACACCCTGGCCGGCCCCGCTTCCGGCAATGCCCAGGCCGAGGTCAAAGCCAAGGCGAAGAAGGCCGGCGGCGGGAAGCAGGCCCAGGAGGCCCCCGGCATCATCGGCATCGAGGATTTTGCCAAGCTGGACCTGCGCATCGGCAAGGTGCTGGTGTGCGAACAGGTCGAAGGTTCCGACAAACTGCTGCGCTTGGAGCTGGACGCCGGCGAGCTCGGCAAACGCCAGATCTTCTCCGGCATCCGTGCCAGCTATGGCGAACCGGAAACGCTGGTGGGGCGGAAAGTCGTCTTCATTGCCAACCTCGCCCCGCGCAAGATGCGGTTTGGGGTGAGCGAAGGCATGATCCTGTCGGCCGGGTTCGACAACGGCCCGCTGGCCCTGCTCGACGCCGATGATGGCGCGCAGCCGGGCATGCCGGTGCGCTGA
- a CDS encoding 5-oxoprolinase subunit PxpA translates to MRKRIDFNCDLGEGFGDDTAIAPWISSASIACGGHAGDGPSMRRAISLCLEHGVAIGAHPSFEDRPGFGRRELPATPEAAHRLVRRQTEALAEAGARAGTSLHHVKPHGALYNLAARDDAIAHAIAEAVRSIDHALWLYALAGSRLVQAGRAAGLRVAPEAFAERRYAADGQLARRDLDGAVIDGLDPALDQVRAMLQGGAITTIDGGTLVIEAETLCLHGDRPDAASFARALRTALEAEGVTVAAPGA, encoded by the coding sequence ATGCGTAAGCGCATCGACTTCAACTGTGACCTTGGGGAAGGCTTCGGCGATGACACGGCCATCGCGCCCTGGATCTCGTCGGCAAGCATCGCCTGCGGCGGCCACGCCGGCGATGGGCCCAGCATGCGCCGCGCCATTTCCCTTTGCCTGGAGCATGGCGTGGCGATTGGCGCCCATCCCTCCTTCGAGGACCGGCCGGGGTTTGGCCGGCGCGAGCTGCCCGCCACGCCCGAGGCCGCACACCGGCTGGTCCGGCGACAGACCGAAGCGCTGGCAGAAGCCGGTGCGCGCGCAGGCACCTCGCTTCACCACGTGAAGCCCCACGGCGCCTTGTACAACCTGGCCGCGCGCGACGACGCCATCGCCCACGCCATCGCCGAAGCGGTGCGAAGCATTGACCACGCCCTGTGGCTTTACGCGCTTGCCGGCTCACGACTGGTGCAGGCGGGTCGCGCGGCGGGGTTGCGGGTGGCCCCGGAAGCGTTTGCCGAACGGCGCTACGCCGCGGACGGGCAGCTCGCCCGGCGTGACCTCGACGGCGCGGTGATCGACGGCCTGGATCCTGCCCTCGACCAGGTGCGGGCGATGCTGCAGGGCGGCGCGATCACCACCATCGACGGCGGCACATTGGTGATCGAAGCGGAGACCCTGTGCCTGCACGGCGACCGCCCGGACGCCGCGTCCTTCGCCCGCGCCCTGAGAACCGCGCTTGAAGCGGAGGGCGTGACCGTCGCAGCGCCCGGCGCATAG
- a CDS encoding DUF2147 domain-containing protein, with product MRHLKLALAFAALVPLAAAAQSGPEGRWKTIDDETGQAKSIVEISRAADGTLQGTVVEILQSDKGPNPVCDKCSGERKDQPIQGMTILWGLTPKDDDWAGGTILDPSNGRSYRAKMQMHGEDQLGVSGCLVFICREQIWHRE from the coding sequence ATGCGCCACCTGAAACTCGCACTCGCCTTCGCCGCCCTGGTCCCGCTGGCCGCCGCTGCCCAATCCGGCCCCGAGGGCCGCTGGAAAACCATCGACGACGAGACCGGCCAGGCGAAGTCCATCGTCGAGATCAGCCGCGCCGCCGACGGCACCCTGCAGGGGACGGTGGTGGAGATCCTGCAGTCGGACAAGGGGCCCAATCCGGTCTGCGACAAGTGCTCGGGCGAGCGCAAGGACCAGCCGATCCAGGGCATGACGATCCTGTGGGGCCTGACGCCGAAGGATGACGACTGGGCCGGCGGCACCATCCTGGATCCGTCCAACGGGCGCAGCTACCGCGCCAAGATGCAGATGCATGGCGAGGACCAGCTTGGGGTTTCGGGCTGCCTCGTCTTCATCTGCCGCGAGCAGATCTGGCACCGGGAGTAA